A window from Telopea speciosissima isolate NSW1024214 ecotype Mountain lineage chromosome 8, Tspe_v1, whole genome shotgun sequence encodes these proteins:
- the LOC122671911 gene encoding protein LATERAL ORGAN BOUNDARIES-like — protein MASSSSSGSPCAACKFLRRKCMPGCIFAPYFPPEEPQKFANVHKIFGASNVTKLLNELPPHQREDAVNSLAYEAEARMKDPVYGCVGAISVLQNQVQRLQKELDTANADLIRFACTDTPAPNATMAPMPLHQRSSANQNLFYQGSGLPLPYPPPPWPDNSSGDIHDG, from the coding sequence ATGGCATCATCAAGCTCTTCTGGATCACCCTGTGCAGCCTGCAAGTTCTTGAGGAGGAAATGCATGCCTGGTTGCATCTTTGCACCATATTTCCCTCCAGAAGAGCCACAGAAATTCGCGAACGTACACAAGATTTTTGGTGCAAGTAATGTGACAAAGTTACTCAATGAACTTCCCcctcatcaaagagaagatGCAGTGAATTCTCTTGCTTATGAAGCCGAAGCACGAATGAAGGATCCAGTTTATGGTTGTGTTGGAGCTATTTCAGTTTTGCAAAATCAAGTTCAAAGGCTCCAAAAAGAATTAGATACTGCTAATGCTGATCTGATCCGATTTGCTTGTACTGATACTCCGGCACCGAACGCAACAATGGCGCCGATGCCACTTCACCAGAGGTCATCTGCAAACCAGAACCTTTTTTATCAAGGTTCTGGTTTGCCTCTTCCTTACCCTCCTCCTCCATGGCCTGATAACTCTTCAGGAGATATTCATGATGGTTGA